A part of Desulfobacter sp. genomic DNA contains:
- the sppA gene encoding signal peptide peptidase SppA translates to MFARRHPFLFFLSIVCGCMTLGFLGLVGLMTMGSLAFNSGLGGHMGQAAGNIGVVEVSGPIISSKQVIEDLQAFRKDDRIKAIVLRVDSPGGGIGPSQEIYRELIKTGKKKKVIASMGSVAASGGYYIAAAAHGIVANPGTITGSIGVIMEYANLQAIAEKIGISPVVIKSGEFKDMGSPLRELKESEKALFQELVDELHSQFVRDAATARKMETSLMAKLADGRVYTGQKALKLKLIDRLGNLDDAVQWAGRLAGIQGEPVPVYPSEDKMTFIKRLAETLLQDIHISGILPGNPGYTIK, encoded by the coding sequence ATGTTCGCGCGACGCCATCCCTTTTTGTTTTTCCTTTCCATTGTCTGCGGCTGTATGACCCTGGGATTTCTGGGCCTTGTGGGGCTGATGACCATGGGATCCCTGGCTTTTAACTCAGGACTGGGCGGCCACATGGGCCAGGCGGCCGGAAATATCGGCGTGGTTGAGGTCTCGGGACCCATCATCTCCTCGAAGCAGGTGATTGAGGATCTCCAGGCATTCCGGAAGGATGACCGGATAAAGGCCATTGTCCTGCGGGTCGACAGCCCCGGTGGCGGTATCGGGCCTTCCCAGGAAATTTACCGGGAACTGATCAAAACCGGGAAAAAGAAAAAAGTGATCGCATCCATGGGATCTGTGGCGGCTTCGGGCGGGTACTATATTGCTGCGGCCGCCCATGGAATTGTGGCCAACCCCGGCACCATCACCGGCAGCATCGGCGTGATCATGGAGTATGCCAACCTCCAGGCCATTGCCGAAAAAATCGGCATCTCCCCTGTGGTGATCAAGAGCGGTGAATTCAAGGATATGGGCTCTCCCTTGCGGGAACTCAAGGAAAGTGAAAAAGCCCTGTTCCAGGAGCTGGTGGATGAACTCCACAGCCAGTTTGTTCGGGATGCGGCAACGGCAAGAAAAATGGAAACCTCGCTCATGGCCAAACTGGCGGACGGGCGGGTCTATACCGGACAGAAGGCCTTGAAACTGAAGCTCATTGACCGTCTGGGCAACCTTGACGATGCGGTACAGTGGGCCGGCCGTCTGGCCGGTATCCAAGGAGAACCGGTGCCGGTGTATCCGTCTGAAGACAAGATGACCTTTATAAAACGGCTGGCAGAGACGCTGTTACAGGATATTCATATTTCGGGGATTCTGCCCGGAAATCCGGGGTATACCATCAAGTAA
- a CDS encoding histidinol-phosphate transaminase: MKFKISDPINTIKPYEAGKPLKEVEREYGISNAVKLASNENPFGFSPAVNRAVADHLATMNRYPEPVAHNLCAKLAKKFKVGKENLVLGNGSDDIIALLAHAFLNPGEEAVMPLPSFLMYEISVKTAKGVPVMVPLKDFTTNLDGLVGAVTPKTKMVFITNPFNPTGAVITKGEFEAFAAKVPENVLIVVDEAYIEFVRDDSVYNSLEHPLVDPRIVTLRTFSKAYGLAGFRVGYGVMDAAVAEILNRIRQPFNVNSLAQAAAEAALDDEVFLEKSVGGTHEGIALLTRSLKDMGLDVLPTQSNFLMVDLKTDSKSVFENMLKQGVVVRSMASYGFDTFLRINTGTREENEKCIDALRTVLEG, encoded by the coding sequence ATGAAATTCAAGATCAGTGACCCCATTAATACCATTAAACCCTATGAGGCTGGCAAGCCCTTGAAAGAGGTGGAGCGGGAATACGGAATTTCCAACGCCGTGAAGCTGGCCTCCAACGAAAATCCCTTTGGTTTTTCACCGGCGGTAAACCGGGCTGTGGCCGACCATCTGGCAACCATGAACCGGTACCCGGAGCCTGTGGCCCATAATTTGTGTGCAAAATTGGCTAAAAAGTTCAAAGTGGGAAAGGAGAACCTGGTTCTGGGGAACGGGTCCGACGATATCATTGCCCTGCTGGCCCATGCCTTTTTGAACCCAGGGGAGGAAGCGGTGATGCCGCTGCCTTCCTTTCTCATGTACGAAATATCCGTAAAAACCGCCAAGGGGGTGCCGGTGATGGTGCCCCTCAAGGATTTTACCACCAACCTGGACGGGCTGGTCGGGGCCGTTACGCCAAAAACAAAAATGGTATTCATCACCAATCCCTTCAATCCCACCGGTGCGGTGATTACCAAGGGCGAATTTGAGGCCTTTGCCGCAAAGGTGCCCGAAAATGTGCTCATCGTGGTGGATGAAGCCTATATAGAATTTGTCAGGGATGACAGCGTATATAATTCCCTTGAACACCCCCTGGTCGATCCCAGAATCGTTACATTGAGGACTTTTTCAAAGGCTTACGGCCTTGCCGGGTTCCGGGTGGGGTACGGTGTGATGGATGCGGCTGTGGCAGAAATCCTCAACAGGATCCGCCAGCCCTTTAATGTCAACAGTCTGGCCCAGGCGGCCGCCGAAGCGGCCCTGGATGATGAGGTCTTTCTTGAAAAGAGCGTCGGCGGGACCCACGAGGGAATTGCTCTGCTGACCCGGTCGCTTAAAGACATGGGCCTGGACGTCCTGCCCACCCAGTCCAATTTTCTCATGGTGGATTTGAAAACCGATTCAAAATCCGTATTTGAAAATATGCTCAAGCAGGGCGTGGTGGTCAGATCAATGGCCTCCTACGGATTTGATACCTTCCTGCGGATCAATACGGGAACCCGGGAAGAAAATGAAAAATGCATTGATGCACTGAGAACGGTGCTGGAAGGATAG
- a CDS encoding 30S ribosomal protein S1, with protein sequence MNNIAEENQNMNEELETKENVTEPEIELTGEESMEELLGIYESSLSKFEEGQVVTGTVISVGRDMVLVDVGYKSEGQISIQEFIDEDGNANVNVGDEFEVMIEVWDEEEETVLLSHDKAKKVKVWDAIKDIYDDDGTIEGVITSRVKGGFSVDIGLQAFLPGSQADLRPIRNMDEMVNQTYEFKILKYNKKRNNIVLSRRVLLEAEREKMRTATLAAIENDKVMEGIVKNITEYGVFVDLGGVDGLLHITDISWGRVKHPSELFSVGDQITVKILSFDFEKERVSLGMKQLTPDPWTTAVDKYPIGSKVEGRVVSLTDYGAFIELEEGVEGLIHVSEMSWTRKIRHPSQMVAVGEQVEAVVLDLKPDNRRISLGIKQTVENPWEVISQKYPVGTIIEGKIKNITEFGLFIGIDDDIDGLVHISDISWTKRIKHPSEVYKKNDTIQAVVLDIDKANERFSLGIKQTQADPWETVAERYEVGKEISGEITNLTDFGVFVELEEGIEGLVHVSEISKENIKSPKEHYQIGETITAKVMNINSDERRIGLSIKRLEEDDDDRYLEEFAKSTKPAASAFGEILRTNIQEKLEADKAREEAEKKED encoded by the coding sequence ATGAACAACATTGCTGAAGAAAACCAAAACATGAATGAAGAATTAGAGACAAAAGAAAACGTGACAGAGCCTGAAATTGAGCTCACCGGCGAAGAATCCATGGAAGAACTCCTGGGCATTTACGAGTCCAGCCTTAGCAAATTTGAAGAGGGACAGGTAGTCACCGGAACAGTGATCTCCGTCGGCAGGGACATGGTTCTTGTGGATGTGGGATATAAATCTGAAGGACAGATCTCTATTCAGGAATTCATTGACGAGGACGGCAATGCGAACGTCAATGTTGGCGACGAATTTGAGGTAATGATTGAAGTTTGGGATGAAGAAGAGGAAACCGTGCTTCTCTCCCATGACAAGGCCAAAAAGGTCAAAGTATGGGATGCCATTAAAGATATCTACGATGACGACGGCACCATCGAAGGTGTCATCACCAGCCGGGTCAAGGGCGGTTTCTCCGTTGATATCGGACTGCAGGCTTTCCTGCCCGGTTCCCAGGCCGACCTTCGCCCCATCCGCAACATGGATGAAATGGTCAACCAGACTTACGAATTCAAGATCCTCAAGTACAATAAGAAAAGAAACAACATCGTCCTGTCCCGTCGGGTACTGCTGGAAGCTGAAAGAGAAAAAATGCGCACAGCGACCCTGGCTGCCATTGAAAATGACAAGGTCATGGAAGGTATCGTCAAAAACATCACCGAATACGGTGTATTTGTCGACCTTGGCGGCGTGGACGGACTCCTGCATATCACTGATATCTCCTGGGGCCGGGTCAAACATCCCTCAGAGCTGTTCTCTGTAGGCGACCAGATCACCGTGAAAATCCTCTCCTTCGATTTCGAGAAGGAAAGGGTCTCCCTGGGTATGAAGCAGCTTACACCTGATCCCTGGACCACTGCCGTTGACAAATACCCCATCGGCTCCAAGGTTGAAGGCCGGGTGGTCAGCCTCACCGATTACGGTGCATTCATTGAACTGGAAGAGGGTGTTGAAGGCCTCATCCATGTGTCTGAAATGTCCTGGACCAGAAAGATCCGCCATCCGTCCCAGATGGTCGCTGTCGGCGAACAGGTTGAAGCCGTTGTGCTGGACCTCAAACCTGACAACCGGAGAATCTCCCTGGGTATCAAACAGACCGTTGAAAATCCCTGGGAAGTTATCTCCCAGAAATATCCTGTGGGCACCATCATCGAAGGCAAGATCAAGAACATCACCGAATTCGGCCTGTTCATCGGTATTGACGACGACATCGACGGCCTGGTTCACATTTCCGATATTTCCTGGACCAAACGGATCAAGCATCCGTCTGAAGTCTACAAGAAAAACGATACCATCCAGGCGGTTGTCCTTGACATTGACAAGGCCAACGAAAGATTCTCCCTGGGCATCAAGCAGACCCAGGCAGATCCCTGGGAAACCGTTGCCGAGCGCTATGAAGTGGGCAAGGAGATCTCCGGCGAGATCACCAACCTCACCGACTTCGGCGTCTTTGTAGAGCTTGAAGAGGGCATCGAAGGCCTGGTTCACGTCTCTGAAATCAGCAAAGAAAACATCAAGAGCCCCAAAGAGCATTACCAGATCGGTGAAACCATCACCGCCAAAGTAATGAACATCAACTCCGACGAAAGACGGATCGGGCTGTCCATCAAACGCCTTGAAGAAGACGACGATGACAGATATCTTGAAGAATTTGCCAAGAGCACCAAACCGGCCGCTTCCGCATTCGGCGAAATCCTGAGAACCAACATCCAGGAAAAGCTTGAGGCTGACAAGGCCCGGGAAGAAGCTGAGAAAAAAGAAGACTAA
- a CDS encoding (d)CMP kinase: MGFRIVTIDGPAGAGKTTVSKALAKELGCVYVDTGALYRGVAYEIGLQGVDWQDEAALAAFLDTLDLNFVMEGTELILTSSGRDITPFIRTPEVTMLASATSALPPVRAALLGIQKQIAATRDAVFEGRDMGTAVFPHAPFKFFLSADIEARARRRHAEMGDDAAGLDKVKADMARRDENDSSRAASPLKPAEDAVHVDSTHLTVEEVVKRMRVHIENT; the protein is encoded by the coding sequence ATGGGATTTCGGATTGTAACCATTGACGGGCCTGCAGGCGCCGGTAAAACAACGGTATCCAAAGCATTGGCAAAGGAACTGGGCTGCGTATATGTGGATACCGGGGCCCTGTACCGGGGGGTGGCCTATGAGATAGGCCTCCAGGGGGTGGACTGGCAGGACGAGGCCGCCCTGGCGGCCTTTCTGGATACCCTGGATTTAAATTTTGTCATGGAGGGAACAGAGTTGATCCTGACCTCCTCGGGCCGGGACATCACGCCGTTTATCCGCACCCCTGAAGTGACCATGCTGGCGTCGGCCACTTCGGCGCTTCCGCCTGTCCGGGCGGCGCTTTTAGGGATACAAAAGCAGATCGCCGCCACCCGGGATGCCGTGTTCGAAGGCAGGGACATGGGCACGGCCGTGTTCCCCCATGCCCCGTTTAAATTTTTTCTTTCTGCAGATATTGAGGCCCGGGCCCGGCGGCGGCATGCGGAAATGGGCGATGATGCCGCAGGGCTTGATAAGGTCAAGGCGGATATGGCCCGGCGCGACGAGAATGATTCCTCGCGGGCAGCCTCCCCCCTTAAACCTGCTGAAGATGCGGTTCATGTGGATTCCACCCATCTTACGGTGGAAGAGGTGGTAAAAAGGATGCGCGTCCATATCGAAAATACATAA